A stretch of the Oryzias melastigma strain HK-1 unplaced genomic scaffold, ASM292280v2 sc00578, whole genome shotgun sequence genome encodes the following:
- the LOC112139560 gene encoding gastrula zinc finger protein XlCGF57.1-like: MDPHPLECLLLPVLPQDYVAEEEDLCNQQRNLREEEKEPEPLQIKEEQEEQESPLIKVKQKEPEPLQIKEEQEEQDLSQVKEEQEEPEPPLTKVKREEPELLHVKEEQEQPEPPLIKVEQEELEPLQVKEEQEEPEPPLIKVEQEEPEPLQVKEEQEEPEPLQIKEEKEELFISLDEERFDHEDTETLMEIPTFEEHENSEADGNNQSLNLTDSQDETSTKDQEINPQKNFGKSANLKSHKKNHAGKKLFSCKECGKSFSSITDLNRHMKTHTGEKPFSCKECGKSFGDVYCLKKHTKTHTGEKPFTCKECERSFSDMSNLKKHVRTHTGEKPFSCKECDASFSQKTNLKLHMRTHTGEKPFSCKECGRSFSQISNLKIHMRTHTGEKPFSCKQCDRSFSCKSYLNSHIRTHTGEKPFSCKECERSFRKMSNLNSHMRIHTGEKPFSCQECLVSFTCKSYLKNHMRIHTGEKLFLCEECGESFDQISCLKAHLITHTGEKVILCKECGKSFDQISYLKAHMITHTEDKPFPCRECDKSFGQINNLKRHMAIHRRGKPFSCTECHRGFRQMCTLKNHMRTHTGEKPFSCKECEKSFSRKDNLESHMRTHTGERPFPCKDCD; this comes from the exons ATGGATCCCCATCCACTGGAATGCCTGCTGCTGCCTG tcctcccccaggATTATGTGGCTGAAGAGGAagatctctgcaaccagcagaggaacctcagagaagaagagaaagaaccagaacctctacagattaaagaggaacaggaagaaCAAGAATCGCCACTGATTAAGGTGAAACaaaaagaaccagaacctctacagattaaagaggaacaggaagaaCAAGACCTATCACAggttaaagaggaacaggaggaaccagaaccgcCACTGACTAAGGTGAAACGAGAAGAACCAGAACTTCTACAtgttaaagaggaacaggaacAACCAGAACCACCACTGATTAAAGTGGAACAAGAAGAACTGGAACCTCTACAggttaaagaggaacaggaagaaccagaaccaccacTGATTAAAGTGGAacaagaagaaccagaacctctacaggttaaagaggagcaagaggagccagaacctctacagattaaagaggaaaaagaggagCTCTTCATCAGTCTGGATGAAGAGCGGTTTGATCATGAGGACACtgaaaccttgatggagattcctactTTTGAGGAACATGAgaacagtgaagcagatggaaacaatcagAGCTTGAATTTaactgatagtcaggatgaaaCTTCAACTAAAGATCAAGAGATAAACCCACAGAAAAATTTTGGTAAATCAGCAAATCTCAAATCACACAAGAAAAACCATGCAGGAAAGAAGCTTTTTTCTTGTAAGGAATGTGGCAAAAGTTTTAGTTCCATAACTGACCTTAACAGACACATGAAAACTCACAccggagagaagccttttagtTGTAAAGAATGTGGCAAAAGTTTTGGTGATGTGTATtgtctcaaaaaacacacaaaaacccacacaggagagaagccttttacttgtaaagaatgtgaaagAAGTTTTAGTGATATgtctaatctaaaaaaacatgtgagaacacatacaggagagaagcctttttcttgtaaagaatgtgatgcAAGCTTTAGTCAAAAAACTAATCTCAAattacacatgagaactcatacaggagagaagcctttttcttgcaaagaatGTGGGAGAAGTTTTAGCCAAATATCAAATCTCAaaatacacatgagaactcacacaggagagaagcctttttcttgtaaacaatgtgatagaagttttagtTGTAAATCTTATCTCAATTCACACATAAGAAcgcacacaggagagaagcccttttcttgtaaagaatgtgagaGAAGTTTTCGAAAAATGTCTAATCTCAATTCACACATGAGaattcacacaggagagaagcccttttcTTGTCAAGAATGTCTTGTAAGTTTTACTTGTAAATCCTATCTCAAAAACCACATGAGaattcacacaggagagaagctttttttatgtgaagaatGTGGCGAAAGTTTTGATCAAATATCTTGCCTTAAAGCACATTTGataactcacacaggagagaaggttattttatgtaaagaatGTGGCAAAAGTTTTGATCAAATATCTTACCTCAAAGCACACATGATAACTCACACAGAAGATAAGCCCTTTCCCTGTagagaatgtgataaaagttttggtcaaattaataatctcaaaagacacatggcAATTCACAGAAGGGGGAAGCCTTTTTCATGTACAGAATGTCATAGAGGTTTTCGTCAGATGTGCACTCTCAAAAatcacatgagaactcatacaggagagaagcctttttcgtgtaaagaatgcgaaaaaagttttagtcgaAAAGACAATCTTgaatcacacatgagaactcatactgGAGAGAGGCCTTTCCCGTGTAAAGATTGTGAT